The Methanobrevibacter boviskoreani JH1 sequence TTTGCACTTCGAATATAATTCCTATGACCCCTAATAATAAATGATCCTTTCGCTACATATTCTCCGGATTCCGGTGTTTTTGAAACTTGTTCTGGATTGACCCAGTAAACATCCTGTGTAGAATAACCGTCGCTCCATGCTGATGAAAATGATGCGGCAAATATTGCAGATTCCCTAACGGTGTCATCATCAAATTCCTCACCATTTAATTTAATGGCTATTGATGGTGCACCATGTATATCCGCATGCATATAAATATCATTATTATCCAAATATTTCTTTACAATATTCTCGTTACTATTCGCATCACGTCCACCAATTACAAGTTTGCCTGTGGAGCTTACAAACCATCTGAATTTCTCGAACCATTTAAGTTCCTTCTTTTCACGTTTTTTAGGAACCATTATATTTGCCATTGCTTTATCCTTTTTCCTTTCCATTTCCTCTAGTTGTTTTTTAGTATTTTCAATAGCAATATTGGCTCCGGAAATCTTACGTTTTGCTTTTTTAGCCTTTTCATAATAAACATCAGCATTTTCAGGAATTGATTTTCTAGAATCGATGTTAATTGAGATGCCTTCTAAATCTAGGGTAATGTTTCCCATCTTATCAATAGATTTAATTATCTGCGCCTCTTTCATTCCCTCTTTTCTTGCTTTTTTTAGTATTTTATTTATTTCCTGATAGGAATAATCCTTGTCTCTTGCATTATTGATTACACCAATAACTGATTCAATTTCCTGATAATGTGAATAGATTAATTCCCCTTTTTTATGGGATTTTTCTATAGTGTCATGGAATCCCTTAAGTGTTTCTTCTTGAAGTTCAAGTCTTTTTGAATATTTTCCGACTTTCTTATTCCAGATTTTCTCTTGCTCTGAGGTAATGCTGGTTTTAACTTCTTTTGAATAGAATTCATCACATGCCTCATTGAAGGTTTCGAAGTATTCATGTTTAAAATCATTATATTTTTCAAGTTTTATTGGTACAACATCATCTTTACCTTCTGATATTATCTCTGGTTTTATTTCACCTTTACTTAAAGGTCCAAAGATTGATTTTAAGCCTTGATAGATATGATGGATGTCCTCATTGCTAAGGGAATTGGTGCTTGATTGTTTATCGATTCCCTCAATTTCCATATCTTTCCTTATATTATTGGCCCTTAGCATGATCTCTTCTGCATATAAACTTCCAAGACCGTTTTTAGCAAGTG is a genomic window containing:
- the rqcH gene encoding ribosome rescue protein RqcH, with amino-acid sequence MKTMTNVDIFTISHELNKLLEGSRVDKSFQPTKDIIVMRFHKAGYGRIDLVMEAGKRVHTSRYPLENPTKPPSFPMLLRKRLRGANVVSIEQYNFDRIIEIKMKKDQVYTLVIELFSKGNIILLDEDKNIIMPLKRKSWSNRDISAKKEYVYPPKNGINPLTITEDELNILFTNSEDDIIRTLAKNGLGSLYAEEIMLRANNIRKDMEIEGIDKQSSTNSLSNEDIHHIYQGLKSIFGPLSKGEIKPEIISEGKDDVVPIKLEKYNDFKHEYFETFNEACDEFYSKEVKTSITSEQEKIWNKKVGKYSKRLELQEETLKGFHDTIEKSHKKGELIYSHYQEIESVIGVINNARDKDYSYQEINKILKKARKEGMKEAQIIKSIDKMGNITLDLEGISINIDSRKSIPENADVYYEKAKKAKRKISGANIAIENTKKQLEEMERKKDKAMANIMVPKKREKKELKWFEKFRWFVSSTGKLVIGGRDANSNENIVKKYLDNNDIYMHADIHGAPSIAIKLNGEEFDDDTVRESAIFAASFSSAWSDGYSTQDVYWVNPEQVSKTPESGEYVAKGSFIIRGHRNYIRSAKLRIAVGIVDYEGKRVMAGPESAVKKLTDNYVVIKPGYTKKEAMAKSILSKINQDNLLELDDIVRILPTGKCDYDNKR